Proteins found in one Synechococcus sp. LA31 genomic segment:
- the gap gene encoding type I glyceraldehyde-3-phosphate dehydrogenase, with amino-acid sequence MSIRVGINGFGRIGRLAFRRAVSLPDVEVVGINDLIDVEYLAYMLRYDSTHGRFQGDVRVENGQLVVNGKAIRITAERDPNNLNWGAVGADYVLESTGFFLTDEAARAHLNAGAKRVVMSAPSKDNTPIFVMGVNHKSYAGQPIVSNASCTTNCLAPMAKVLHDNFGIVNGLMTTVHATTATQKTVDGPSVKDWRGGRGAGQNIIPSSTGAAKAVGRVIPELNGKLTGMAFRVPTPDVSVVDLTVNLAKPATYEQVKAAMKAASEGELAGILGYTEDDVVSNDFLGESCTSVFDAGAGIALTDTFMKLVSWYDNEWGYSCKCIDLMRHMATVN; translated from the coding sequence ATGAGCATCCGCGTCGGCATTAACGGCTTTGGTCGGATCGGTCGCCTTGCCTTCCGCCGTGCCGTCAGCCTGCCGGATGTGGAGGTTGTGGGTATTAACGACCTCATCGATGTGGAGTACCTGGCTTACATGCTCCGCTACGACTCCACCCATGGGCGCTTCCAGGGTGATGTACGTGTGGAGAACGGCCAGCTGGTGGTGAATGGCAAGGCGATCCGTATCACGGCTGAGCGCGATCCCAACAACCTCAACTGGGGAGCCGTGGGAGCCGATTACGTGCTGGAGAGCACCGGTTTCTTCCTCACCGATGAAGCGGCTCGCGCCCACCTCAACGCTGGCGCCAAGCGTGTAGTGATGAGCGCCCCCTCGAAAGACAACACCCCCATCTTTGTGATGGGCGTGAACCACAAGAGCTACGCCGGCCAGCCGATCGTCTCCAACGCCAGCTGCACCACCAACTGCCTGGCCCCCATGGCCAAGGTGCTGCACGACAACTTCGGCATCGTGAATGGTCTGATGACGACCGTGCATGCCACCACCGCCACCCAGAAAACGGTGGATGGCCCCTCTGTGAAAGATTGGCGCGGCGGCCGTGGCGCCGGCCAGAACATCATTCCTAGTTCCACCGGCGCCGCTAAGGCCGTAGGCCGGGTGATCCCTGAGCTCAACGGCAAGCTCACCGGCATGGCCTTCCGTGTGCCCACCCCCGATGTCTCGGTGGTGGATCTCACCGTGAACCTGGCCAAGCCCGCCACCTACGAGCAGGTGAAAGCCGCCATGAAGGCCGCCTCCGAGGGAGAGCTAGCAGGAATCCTCGGCTACACCGAAGACGATGTGGTCTCCAATGACTTCCTCGGTGAGAGCTGCACGTCTGTGTTTGATGCCGGCGCCGGCATCGCCCTCACCGACACGTTCATGAAGCTGGTGTCGTGGTACGACAACGAGTGGGGCTACAGCTGCAAGTGCATCGATCTGATGCGTCACATGGCCACGGTGAACTGA
- a CDS encoding TMEM165/GDT1 family protein, producing MSPPLPSDPGLAAFGSSLTAITLAELGDKTFFMALILAVRHSARLVFVGAFAALSAVTLLSLGVGYGLRELLPQWLVPWLAAALFLGFGLKLLVDAQGLGADAAREEEEEAEEAVRAAERDQKSGGTLAVLWECFALVFVAELGDRTQFATIVLATAPAEVFSFAGLLAGTLAGHAFVTGLAVGAGKWIGGRVNEQLLYRLSGGLFLAFALVSLLQALASVGGS from the coding sequence ATGTCACCACCTCTCCCCTCGGATCCGGGCCTGGCGGCTTTCGGGTCGAGCCTTACGGCCATCACCCTGGCGGAGCTGGGCGACAAGACCTTCTTCATGGCTTTGATCCTGGCGGTGCGCCACAGCGCTCGGCTGGTCTTTGTGGGTGCCTTCGCCGCGCTCTCCGCCGTCACCTTGCTCTCGCTTGGGGTGGGGTATGGATTACGGGAACTGCTGCCCCAGTGGCTGGTGCCCTGGCTGGCTGCGGCTTTGTTCCTTGGATTTGGCTTGAAGCTGCTGGTGGATGCCCAGGGGCTCGGGGCCGATGCAGCTCGTGAGGAAGAAGAAGAGGCCGAAGAAGCGGTGAGGGCCGCCGAACGCGATCAAAAGAGCGGCGGCACTTTGGCCGTGCTCTGGGAATGCTTCGCCTTGGTGTTTGTAGCGGAGCTGGGGGATCGAACCCAATTCGCCACCATCGTGCTGGCCACTGCGCCGGCAGAGGTGTTTAGTTTTGCTGGCTTGCTGGCGGGCACCTTGGCCGGCCACGCCTTCGTGACCGGCTTGGCGGTGGGGGCCGGCAAGTGGATCGGAGGCCGAGTGAATGAACAGTTGCTCTACCGGCTGAGCGGCGGACTGTTCCTGGCTTTTGCGCTGGTGTCGTTGCTGCAGGCCCTTGCCTCGGTGGGTGGCAGCTGA
- a CDS encoding iron-containing alcohol dehydrogenase family protein translates to MGSTTHHHAIAPGVVLRGDGAWQEALPKIAALTKRPLLLGRSSATAGLREQLRTDLQAQGLVVTTAELAHDCCERDLQRLRHHLATQGCDAVVAAGGGKVLDAGKLLAHRHGLACITVPTSAATCAGWTALANLYTPEGAFEGDVALDRCPDLLVFDHNLVRQAPTRTLASGIADAMAKWYEASVSSGASSDGMVQQAVQMARVLRDQLLLESRQAMAEPGGAAWVRVAEACGLTAGLIGGIGGARCRTVAAHAVHNGLTQLQASHGRLHGEKVGFGILVQLRLEEVIGSHQLAGQARRQLLPFFQELGLPVNLEDLGLSEASLPELQQVATFACRPGSDLHHLPFDVEPADLLAALVSSTTASEALRTSKQS, encoded by the coding sequence TTGGGCAGCACCACCCACCACCACGCAATCGCTCCTGGGGTTGTGCTGCGGGGAGATGGGGCCTGGCAGGAGGCCCTTCCCAAGATCGCGGCCCTCACGAAGCGCCCGCTCCTGCTTGGCAGAAGCAGTGCCACAGCTGGCCTGCGTGAGCAGCTCCGCACCGATCTTCAGGCCCAAGGCCTGGTGGTGACCACCGCAGAGCTTGCTCACGACTGCTGCGAGCGCGACTTGCAGCGTCTGAGACACCACCTGGCCACCCAGGGCTGTGATGCGGTGGTGGCCGCCGGCGGGGGCAAGGTGCTCGATGCCGGCAAATTGCTGGCCCATCGCCATGGGCTGGCCTGCATCACCGTGCCCACCAGCGCCGCGACGTGCGCCGGCTGGACAGCCCTGGCCAACCTCTACACCCCAGAAGGAGCATTCGAGGGTGATGTGGCCCTGGATCGCTGCCCAGACCTGCTGGTGTTTGACCACAACCTGGTGCGCCAGGCGCCAACACGCACCCTGGCCAGCGGCATCGCCGATGCCATGGCCAAGTGGTACGAGGCCTCTGTGAGCAGCGGCGCCAGCAGCGATGGGATGGTGCAGCAAGCGGTGCAGATGGCGCGGGTGCTGCGCGACCAGCTGTTGCTGGAATCGCGCCAGGCGATGGCCGAACCAGGTGGTGCAGCATGGGTGCGGGTGGCGGAAGCCTGCGGGCTCACCGCCGGCCTGATCGGCGGCATTGGCGGAGCGCGCTGCCGCACGGTGGCGGCTCACGCCGTGCACAACGGCCTCACCCAGCTGCAGGCCAGCCATGGCCGCCTGCACGGCGAGAAGGTGGGATTCGGGATCCTGGTGCAGCTGCGGCTGGAAGAAGTCATCGGCAGCCATCAGCTGGCGGGTCAGGCCCGCCGCCAGCTGCTGCCCTTCTTCCAGGAGCTGGGGCTACCCGTGAACTTGGAGGATCTGGGTTTGTCCGAGGCCAGCCTGCCGGAGCTGCAACAGGTGGCCACCTTCGCCTGCCGCCCCGGCTCCGATCTGCATCACCTGCCCTTTGACGTGGAGCCTGCGGATCTGCTGGCGGCCCTCGTGAGCAGCACCACCGCAAGCGAAGCCTTGCGCACCTCCAAGCAGAGCTGA
- a CDS encoding alpha/beta fold hydrolase, with protein MSQQLLARAANTLLDPNGRALAAAVQWWDLPGLEAGPWPVAVVGEGPPLLALHGFDSSHLEFRRLAPLLAVGHQLFIPDLFGFGFCPRPIGGPYGPGAVLDHLERVLEQVLARSGASRVGLIGASMGGSVAVELARRCPERIERLLLLAPAGLTGQPMPVPPLLDQLGARFLSLPAIRQGLCRSAFAMPDRDVGPAELEIASLHLACDNWAGALGAFARSGGFAGCGTPLPPQPITVLWGQNDRILRPPQKRAAQALLGERITELENCGHLPHIDQPTTVARIWHG; from the coding sequence ATGTCTCAACAGCTTTTGGCCCGCGCGGCAAACACACTGCTCGATCCCAACGGCCGGGCGCTGGCCGCTGCGGTGCAGTGGTGGGACCTACCGGGGCTCGAGGCCGGTCCCTGGCCCGTGGCCGTGGTGGGGGAAGGGCCACCGCTTCTTGCCCTGCATGGCTTCGACAGCTCCCATCTGGAATTCAGGCGCCTGGCACCGCTACTGGCGGTTGGCCATCAGCTGTTCATCCCCGATTTATTTGGCTTTGGTTTCTGCCCCAGGCCGATCGGTGGCCCCTACGGGCCAGGCGCCGTGCTCGATCACCTGGAGCGTGTGCTGGAGCAGGTGCTCGCCCGCAGCGGCGCCTCCCGGGTTGGGCTGATCGGCGCCTCCATGGGCGGATCTGTGGCTGTGGAACTGGCAAGGCGCTGCCCCGAGCGGATTGAGCGGCTGTTGCTGTTGGCGCCGGCTGGCCTCACCGGTCAACCGATGCCCGTACCGCCGCTGCTCGATCAGCTGGGTGCCCGTTTTTTGAGCCTGCCGGCGATTCGCCAGGGCTTGTGCCGTTCCGCCTTCGCCATGCCGGATCGGGATGTAGGGCCCGCTGAGCTGGAGATCGCTTCCCTGCACCTGGCCTGCGACAACTGGGCCGGTGCCCTGGGAGCCTTCGCCCGCAGCGGCGGTTTCGCCGGCTGCGGCACGCCGTTGCCGCCCCAACCCATCACCGTGCTCTGGGGCCAGAACGACCGCATCCTGCGGCCACCGCAGAAACGGGCCGCTCAGGCTCTGTTAGGAGAGCGGATCACCGAGCTGGAGAACTGCGGGCATCTGCCGCATATCGACCAGCCCACCACCGTGGCCCGCATCTGGCATGGCTGA
- a CDS encoding LmeA family phospholipid-binding protein, translated as MADDADSQRSSPVLQLLASGLQLWIRQQCEALDSLELQLHGSSLGLLRGRLEGVSLVARRVVFSSLEIEMVELRSDAIQVQVGNLLRGRAVQLDHPFQISGYVAFSGAGLSRSMCTPHWRPLGDQLVDGLLGLTPLQNLSIERDRLVLQAQDRRCETVPRAVNGALELCSSEGGPCVALPADPNINIREANLEGGLLQLHGSARVSP; from the coding sequence ATGGCTGACGACGCCGACTCCCAACGCTCCAGCCCCGTGCTGCAACTGCTCGCCAGCGGCCTGCAGTTGTGGATTCGCCAGCAGTGCGAAGCGCTGGACAGCCTGGAGCTGCAGCTGCACGGCTCAAGCCTGGGCCTGCTTAGGGGCCGCTTGGAAGGGGTGAGCCTGGTGGCGCGGCGGGTGGTGTTCAGCTCGCTGGAGATCGAGATGGTGGAACTGCGCAGCGATGCGATCCAGGTGCAGGTGGGCAACCTGCTGCGGGGCCGGGCGGTGCAACTGGATCACCCCTTTCAGATCAGCGGCTACGTGGCCTTTTCCGGCGCCGGCCTGAGCCGCTCGATGTGCACGCCTCACTGGCGACCCCTGGGGGATCAGTTGGTGGATGGGCTGCTGGGCCTCACGCCCTTGCAAAACCTCAGCATCGAGCGCGACCGGTTGGTGCTGCAGGCCCAGGATCGCCGCTGTGAAACGGTGCCGCGGGCCGTGAATGGTGCTCTGGAGCTTTGCAGCAGCGAAGGTGGCCCCTGCGTGGCCTTGCCGGCAGACCCCAACATCAACATCCGCGAGGCCAACCTTGAGGGAGGCCTGCTGCAACTGCATGGCAGCGCCCGGGTGTCGCCCTAA
- a CDS encoding phosphatidate cytidylyltransferase — translation MIPSPRTRTSPQRLLSGYAVGAFGFVVVVLGGWWFTLALGVMVHLGLLEYFRLARFKGIRPASKTTLVLVQLLLITTQWAHGSDGQALGFATDLAAAVLPLSGAAICGWLLLQPLTGSIADIASSIFALFYLGFLPSYWIRLRELTDPVLAPRLSAWSGIWPHLSSGMVLMLMACFLIVATDIGSYVIGRRYGRTPLSPISPGKTLEGACGGVGCAALLGALFAELLGWNWGWAVGALLGVVVALFALVGDLTESMMKRDAGVKDSGDLLPGHGGILDRIDSYLFTPAVFFTVVTLLLPLIR, via the coding sequence TTGATTCCGTCTCCCCGCACCCGTACATCTCCCCAGCGCCTGCTCAGCGGTTATGCCGTTGGGGCCTTTGGTTTTGTGGTGGTGGTGCTGGGGGGCTGGTGGTTCACCCTGGCCCTGGGGGTGATGGTGCACCTGGGCCTGTTGGAGTATTTCCGCCTGGCGCGTTTCAAGGGCATCCGCCCAGCGAGCAAAACCACCTTGGTGCTGGTGCAGCTGTTGCTGATCACCACCCAGTGGGCCCACGGCAGCGATGGCCAGGCCTTGGGCTTCGCCACGGATCTGGCAGCTGCGGTGCTGCCTCTCTCTGGCGCGGCCATCTGTGGCTGGCTGTTGCTGCAACCGCTCACCGGCAGCATCGCCGACATTGCCTCTTCCATCTTTGCCCTCTTCTATTTGGGCTTTCTTCCCAGCTATTGGATCCGCCTGCGCGAGCTCACCGATCCGGTGCTGGCGCCGCGGCTCAGTGCCTGGTCGGGGATCTGGCCGCACCTGAGCTCGGGCATGGTGCTGATGCTGATGGCCTGCTTTCTGATCGTGGCCACCGATATCGGCTCCTACGTGATCGGGCGGCGTTATGGCCGCACTCCTCTGTCCCCGATCTCACCGGGCAAAACCCTGGAAGGTGCCTGCGGCGGTGTGGGCTGTGCGGCCCTGCTCGGCGCCCTGTTTGCCGAGTTGCTCGGCTGGAATTGGGGATGGGCTGTGGGGGCTCTGCTGGGGGTGGTGGTGGCCCTGTTTGCTCTGGTGGGAGACCTCACCGAATCGATGATGAAGCGCGATGCAGGGGTGAAGGATTCCGGTGATCTGCTGCCAGGTCATGGCGGCATTCTCGATCGCATCGACAGCTATCTCTTCACGCCGGCGGTGTTTTTCACGGTGGTGACGCTGTTGTTGCCTCTGATCCGTTAG
- the cbiT gene encoding precorrin-6Y C5,15-methyltransferase subunit CbiT: MGASGDDPFQWDFVTPGLPDATFANAPGFSPTPMEQRVMLLAHLRPRSDSLVWDVGGGTGALALEIARLMPAGQVHTLERDPEAIELLKRNRRRFGIANLHIHAGEAPEGLEQLPPHPDRVLLEVGRPLRQVLDLVWEALVPAGRLVISTASLEGLVDATDTLSRLEARDLQVVQATVHRMQRRGSQARLAAAEPLFLIAAERP; encoded by the coding sequence ATGGGTGCGTCTGGCGATGACCCCTTCCAATGGGACTTCGTGACGCCCGGGCTGCCCGATGCGACCTTCGCGAATGCCCCAGGGTTCAGCCCCACGCCGATGGAGCAGCGGGTGATGCTTCTCGCCCACCTGCGCCCCCGCTCCGATTCGTTGGTGTGGGATGTGGGCGGCGGCACCGGTGCTCTGGCCCTGGAGATCGCCCGGTTGATGCCGGCCGGTCAAGTGCACACCCTCGAGCGCGATCCAGAAGCGATCGAGCTGCTGAAACGCAATCGTCGCCGCTTCGGCATCGCCAATCTCCACATCCACGCCGGGGAGGCACCGGAGGGGCTTGAGCAGCTGCCGCCCCATCCCGATCGCGTGTTGTTGGAGGTAGGGCGGCCGCTGCGGCAGGTGCTCGATCTGGTGTGGGAGGCCTTGGTTCCGGCCGGTCGTCTGGTGATCAGCACTGCCAGCCTTGAGGGCCTGGTGGATGCCACCGACACGCTCAGCCGTCTTGAGGCGCGAGATCTACAGGTGGTGCAGGCCACGGTGCATCGCATGCAGCGGCGCGGCAGCCAGGCCAGGCTGGCAGCAGCGGAACCGCTGTTTCTGATTGCTGCCGAACGCCCTTGA
- a CDS encoding aminotransferase class I/II-fold pyridoxal phosphate-dependent enzyme, with the protein MALLERLLARPPQLPLHLPAHGRGRALAPPLHQLLRQRPGRWDLPELPEIGGPLESEGAVAEAQAAAACLLGAERCWFGVNGASGLLQVALLALAQPGERVLLPRNLHRSLLHACLLGQLRPVLFDLPFDASTGLWLPPTPDGLAQQLEAALAQGPLAAVVLVSPSYQGLVGDLPGLIAVVQRRGLPVLLDEAHGAHLGLDPRLPAGGLACGADLVVQSLQKAAGGLAQSAVLLQAEGDEARTAAIERALLWLQTSSPSALLLASASVSLAYLHSPPGHRQLERALSTGVELRRRLQQGGLPLVVNQDPLRLCLHTAAIGINGLDADAWLMERGVIAELPEPGCLSFCLGLAPPRQVLRLLPRRLQQLRRAQGAVPLLPFSRPPLPALAEPELPLGQAWRAAQQRVPLAEAAGRFAAEPLCPYPPGIPLLIPGERIDAARAEWLQQQQRLWPGQIADTVSVVAD; encoded by the coding sequence ATGGCTCTGCTGGAGCGCCTGTTAGCCCGCCCGCCGCAGCTGCCGTTGCATCTGCCAGCCCACGGCAGGGGCCGCGCCCTGGCACCGCCGTTGCACCAGCTGCTGCGCCAGCGCCCAGGCCGCTGGGATCTGCCGGAACTGCCGGAGATCGGTGGTCCCCTCGAGAGCGAGGGAGCCGTGGCGGAGGCTCAGGCTGCTGCAGCCTGCCTGCTCGGCGCGGAGCGTTGCTGGTTTGGGGTGAACGGGGCCAGCGGCTTGCTGCAGGTGGCGTTATTGGCGTTGGCTCAACCCGGAGAGCGGGTGCTACTGCCCCGCAATCTGCATCGCTCCTTGCTGCACGCCTGCCTGCTGGGCCAGCTGCGGCCGGTGCTGTTTGATCTGCCGTTTGATGCATCAACTGGCCTGTGGTTGCCGCCCACGCCGGATGGATTGGCGCAGCAGCTTGAGGCTGCTTTGGCCCAGGGGCCTCTGGCGGCGGTGGTGTTGGTGTCACCCAGCTATCAGGGCTTGGTGGGGGATCTGCCCGGGCTGATCGCAGTGGTGCAGCGCCGCGGCTTACCGGTGTTGCTCGATGAGGCCCATGGGGCTCACCTCGGTTTGGATCCACGCTTGCCGGCGGGTGGCCTGGCTTGCGGCGCGGATCTGGTTGTTCAGTCGTTGCAGAAGGCCGCTGGAGGTTTGGCACAAAGCGCTGTGCTGCTGCAAGCGGAGGGCGACGAGGCACGCACGGCTGCGATCGAGCGGGCGTTGCTCTGGCTGCAGACCTCCAGCCCCAGCGCCTTGCTCTTGGCCTCCGCCTCGGTCTCGCTGGCCTATTTGCACAGCCCCCCGGGCCACCGCCAGCTCGAGCGGGCTCTCTCCACTGGCGTAGAGCTGCGCCGCCGCCTGCAGCAGGGCGGACTCCCCCTCGTGGTCAACCAAGACCCATTGCGCCTGTGCCTGCACACGGCTGCCATCGGCATTAACGGTCTGGATGCCGACGCATGGCTGATGGAGCGGGGCGTCATCGCTGAGCTGCCAGAGCCCGGCTGTCTCAGCTTCTGTCTGGGGTTGGCACCACCGCGGCAGGTTTTGCGCCTATTGCCGCGGCGTCTGCAGCAGCTGCGGCGAGCCCAGGGGGCTGTGCCTCTGCTGCCCTTCAGCCGGCCGCCGCTCCCAGCGCTGGCCGAGCCCGAGCTGCCTTTGGGCCAGGCCTGGCGAGCAGCCCAGCAGCGGGTGCCCCTGGCTGAGGCTGCGGGCCGATTCGCCGCCGAACCGCTGTGCCCCTATCCCCCCGGCATTCCCCTGCTCATTCCCGGTGAGCGCATCGATGCCGCCCGCGCTGAATGGTTGCAGCAACAACAGCGGCTGTGGCCCGGGCAGATCGCTGATACGGTGAGCGTTGTGGCCGATTGA
- a CDS encoding AarF/ABC1/UbiB kinase family protein: MLSSPAHRYDPGADLRWLLLRPWQLISRLSVLLSQLLGLALVLLLQSSNADPKVQKRLGQRIFTTLTNLGPCFIKLGQALSTRPDLLRRDWLDELTKLQDDLPPFPHAIALQTIQEELGAPVEQLFEEFPEHPVAAASLGQVYRAKPVGGSWVAVKVQRPRLTEQLRRDMVLIRLLGVMAAPLLPLNLGFGLGEIIDEFGRSLFEEIDYRREADNAERFGRLFASNPAVIVPRVDRSLSAQRVITTTWINGTKLQQRQDLEANQLDPASLIRTGVISGLQQLLEFGYFHADPHPGNLFALPGKTGSMGHLAYVDFGMMDSISDSDRLTLTGAVVHLINRDFSALAQDFVDLGFLNPNTELAPIVPALEEVLGGALGDNVGSFNFKAITDRFSELMYAYPFRVPARFALIIRAVVSQEGLALRLDPSFRIIRVAYPYVAKRLLAGDTAEMREKLLEVLFDSDGRLQVARLESLLAVVENDESAVGAELLPVAGAGIKLLLGQEGRSIRERLLLTLVRDNRLNTEDLRSLMEMLGRTFAPQRMVRRLRDQLLTRLNPLAA, from the coding sequence ATTTTGAGCAGCCCTGCCCATCGCTACGACCCGGGGGCTGATCTGCGCTGGCTGTTGCTGCGCCCCTGGCAGCTGATCAGCAGACTCAGCGTGTTGCTCAGCCAACTGCTCGGCCTGGCGCTCGTGCTGCTGCTTCAGAGCAGCAACGCCGACCCAAAGGTGCAGAAACGGCTGGGCCAGCGCATCTTCACCACGCTCACCAACCTGGGACCCTGCTTCATCAAGCTCGGCCAAGCGCTCTCCACCAGGCCCGATCTGTTGCGGCGCGACTGGCTCGATGAGCTCACCAAGCTGCAAGACGACCTCCCCCCCTTCCCCCACGCCATCGCCCTGCAGACGATCCAGGAGGAGCTTGGGGCGCCTGTGGAACAGCTGTTTGAGGAGTTTCCGGAGCACCCCGTGGCCGCCGCAAGCCTCGGCCAGGTGTATCGGGCCAAGCCGGTGGGTGGCTCCTGGGTGGCCGTGAAGGTGCAACGCCCCCGGCTCACCGAACAGCTGCGGCGCGACATGGTGCTGATCCGCCTGTTGGGCGTGATGGCCGCTCCGCTGCTGCCGCTCAACCTCGGCTTTGGCCTGGGCGAGATCATCGATGAATTCGGCCGGTCGCTCTTCGAGGAGATCGACTACCGGCGCGAGGCTGATAACGCTGAACGCTTCGGCCGCCTGTTCGCCAGCAACCCAGCAGTGATCGTGCCAAGGGTCGACCGCAGCCTTTCAGCTCAGCGGGTGATCACCACCACCTGGATCAACGGCACCAAGCTGCAGCAGCGCCAGGACCTGGAAGCGAATCAGCTGGATCCGGCCTCACTGATCCGCACCGGGGTGATCTCGGGTTTGCAGCAACTGTTGGAATTCGGCTACTTCCACGCCGATCCACACCCGGGCAACCTGTTTGCGTTGCCGGGCAAAACAGGCTCCATGGGCCATTTGGCCTACGTGGACTTCGGGATGATGGATTCGATCAGCGACAGTGATCGCCTCACCCTCACCGGTGCTGTGGTGCACCTGATCAATCGCGACTTCTCTGCACTGGCGCAGGATTTCGTGGATCTGGGCTTCCTCAACCCCAACACTGAGCTCGCCCCGATCGTGCCGGCACTTGAGGAGGTGCTCGGCGGCGCCCTCGGCGACAACGTGGGCTCCTTCAACTTCAAAGCGATCACCGATCGCTTCTCGGAGTTGATGTATGCCTATCCCTTCCGGGTGCCGGCGCGCTTTGCCCTGATCATCCGCGCCGTGGTGAGCCAGGAGGGCCTGGCGCTGCGGCTGGATCCCAGCTTCCGCATCATCAGGGTGGCCTATCCCTATGTGGCCAAGCGCCTGCTGGCGGGCGACACCGCCGAAATGCGCGAGAAACTCCTCGAGGTGCTGTTCGACAGCGATGGCCGCCTGCAAGTCGCACGGCTGGAGAGCCTGCTGGCGGTTGTGGAAAACGATGAAAGCGCTGTTGGCGCTGAGCTGCTCCCGGTGGCCGGTGCGGGCATCAAGCTGCTGCTCGGCCAGGAAGGCCGCAGCATCCGGGAGCGACTGCTGCTCACCTTGGTGCGCGACAACCGCCTCAACACCGAAGACCTGCGCAGCCTGATGGAGATGCTGGGGCGCACCTTCGCTCCCCAACGGATGGTGCGGCGCTTGCGCGATCAGCTGCTCACCCGGCTGAACCCTCTGGCCGCTTAG
- a CDS encoding RpoD/SigA family RNA polymerase sigma factor yields MPSLPVIRSDRDAAALAGGTDLVRSYLRDIGRVPLLSHEQEITLGRQVQELMALEEQRDELRMRAGGEEPTDGQLAEAAGITPQQLKKRLRSGQRAKERMVAANLRLVVSVAKKYTKRNMELLDLIQEGTIGLVRGVEKFDPTRGYKFSTYAYWWIRQGITRAIAEKSRTIRLPIHITETLNKLKKGQRELSQELGRTPTVTELAEFVELPEEEVKDLLCRARQPVSLETKVGDGDDTELLDLLAANDTQPEELVDGECLRGDMRDLLEQLPDLQCRVLKMRYGIGFEEPMSLSSIARELDMSRDRARSLERRAHDEMRRLSQEMVAYLAA; encoded by the coding sequence ATGCCTTCGCTCCCGGTGATCCGTTCCGATCGCGATGCTGCTGCCCTGGCTGGTGGCACTGATCTGGTGCGCTCTTACCTGCGCGATATCGGTCGCGTGCCGCTGCTCTCCCATGAGCAGGAGATCACCCTTGGCCGCCAGGTGCAGGAGCTGATGGCGTTGGAGGAGCAGCGCGACGAGCTGCGGATGCGCGCCGGTGGCGAGGAACCCACCGATGGGCAGCTGGCGGAGGCCGCCGGCATCACCCCCCAGCAGCTGAAGAAACGCCTGCGCAGCGGCCAGCGGGCCAAGGAGCGGATGGTGGCGGCCAACCTGCGCCTGGTGGTGAGCGTGGCGAAGAAATACACCAAGCGGAATATGGAACTCCTGGATTTGATCCAGGAGGGCACCATTGGATTGGTGCGGGGCGTGGAGAAGTTCGACCCCACCCGCGGCTACAAGTTTTCCACCTATGCCTACTGGTGGATCCGTCAGGGGATCACCCGTGCGATCGCGGAGAAGAGCCGCACGATCCGCCTGCCGATCCACATCACCGAAACGCTGAACAAGCTCAAGAAGGGCCAGCGTGAGCTCAGCCAGGAGCTGGGCCGCACCCCCACCGTCACCGAGCTGGCGGAATTTGTGGAGCTGCCGGAGGAGGAGGTGAAGGATCTGCTTTGCCGCGCCCGCCAACCGGTGAGCCTGGAAACGAAGGTGGGCGATGGCGACGACACCGAACTGCTCGATCTACTGGCGGCCAATGACACCCAGCCCGAGGAGCTGGTGGATGGCGAGTGTCTGCGCGGTGATATGCGCGATCTGCTCGAGCAACTCCCGGATCTGCAGTGCCGCGTGCTCAAGATGCGCTACGGCATCGGCTTCGAAGAGCCGATGAGTCTGAGCTCCATCGCCCGCGAGTTGGACATGAGCCGTGACCGCGCCCGCAGCCTTGAGCGCCGCGCCCACGACGAGATGCGGCGGTTATCGCAGGAGATGGTGGCTTATCTGGCGGCCTGA
- a CDS encoding pseudouridine synthase, which translates to MPEERLQKLIAAAGLGSRRKAETLLRAGRISVNGRVAQLGDRADPERDAISLDDRPLRPAAAPLVLLLNKPAGVVCSCSDPEGRPIVLDLLPPELARGQGLHPVGRLDTNSRGALLLSNNGSLTLQLTHPRFQHSKTYRVWVRGQPNQAVLDRWARGVPLDGSSSQPVTLRRLAQRADATQLELVMHEGRNRQIRRTAELLGHPVLDLQRVAIGSIALGELPEGRWRRLDRQEWPDQHTRP; encoded by the coding sequence ATGCCGGAGGAACGGCTTCAGAAGCTGATCGCCGCGGCCGGCCTCGGCTCCCGCCGGAAGGCCGAAACCCTGCTGCGCGCCGGCCGGATCAGCGTGAATGGGCGCGTGGCCCAGCTGGGAGATCGCGCCGATCCCGAGCGCGACGCCATCAGCCTCGATGACCGCCCCCTCCGCCCTGCGGCAGCGCCACTGGTGCTGTTGCTCAATAAACCTGCCGGGGTGGTGTGCAGCTGCAGCGACCCTGAGGGCCGGCCGATCGTGCTGGATCTGCTGCCGCCCGAACTGGCCCGTGGCCAGGGATTGCATCCCGTAGGCCGTTTGGATACGAACAGCCGCGGTGCGCTGCTGCTCAGCAACAACGGCTCCCTCACCCTGCAACTCACCCACCCGCGCTTCCAACACAGCAAGACCTATCGGGTCTGGGTGCGGGGGCAGCCCAACCAGGCCGTGCTCGATCGCTGGGCCCGCGGCGTGCCCCTCGATGGCAGCTCAAGCCAACCGGTCACACTGCGGCGCCTGGCGCAGCGGGCCGATGCCACCCAGCTGGAGCTGGTGATGCATGAGGGCCGCAACCGCCAGATCCGCCGCACTGCCGAGCTCCTGGGCCATCCAGTGCTCGATCTGCAGCGGGTGGCCATCGGCTCGATTGCGTTGGGCGAACTGCCGGAGGGTCGCTGGCGGCGCCTGGATCGCCAAGAATGGCCCGATCAGCACACCCGGCCTTAA